From the Mustelus asterias chromosome 14, sMusAst1.hap1.1, whole genome shotgun sequence genome, one window contains:
- the LOC144503612 gene encoding dehydrogenase/reductase SDR family member 9-like isoform X1 produces MFVYILGFLLIWFLCWWMRDKLKVGKVSDKYVFITGCDTGFGNLAAKVFDVGGFRVLAGCLTEEGARKLKEGTSSRLKTITLDITKPDSIENATDLIKQEVGNRGLWGLINNAGIPGILCPTDWLQIEHFRRPIEVNLLGPIEMTLKLLPLIKKARGRVVNVSSVLGRLALTGGGYFPSKFGMEAFNDSLRRDMKHFGIKVSCIEPGVFVTKLTDCGSQRHEKQELWNHLPPDVKKQYGEDYLKQSDTRQEKLVKKLSSTDLSQVVWCMEHALTAKYPRTRYSAGIDAKLLWIPMAYLPTFATDYLLAQDIVIDSNAV; encoded by the exons ATGTTTGTGTACATTCTGGGCTTCCTTTTAATCTGGTTTCTATGCTGGTGGATGCGAGACAAGCTTAAAGTGGGCAAGGTCTCAGACAAGTATGTATTCATCACCGGATGTGATACTGGCTTCGGAAATCTGGCTGCAAAAGTCTTTGATGTCGGTGGATTTCGAGTACTTGCTGGATGCCTGACAGAGGAAGGGGCTCGAAAATTAAAGGAAGGGACCTCGAGCAGGTTGAAAACAATTACGTTGGATATTACAAAACCGGATAGCATTGAGAATGCAACTGACCTGATCAAGCAGGAGGTTGGAAACAGGG GTCTATGGGGATTAATAAACAATGCTGGAATACCTGGAATACTCTGTCCCACAGACTGGTTACAAATTGAACATTTCAGAAGGCCTattgaagttaatttattaggACCGATTGAAATGACATTAAAATTGCTACCTCTGATTAAAAAGGCCAGAGGGAGGGTGGTGAACGTAAGCAGTGTGCTTGGTCGATTAGCTCTGACTGGTGGAGGGTACTTCCCATCGAAATTTGGAATGGAAGCTTTCAATGATAGTTTAAG GCGTgatatgaagcactttggaataaAAGTTTCTTGTATTGAACCCGGAGTTTTTGTAACCAAATTGACTGATTGTGGCTCACAACGTCATGAAAAACAAGAGCTCTGGAACCACCTCCCGCCTGACGTGAAAAAACAATATGGCGAAGATTATTTAAAACAAT cagacaccaggcAGGAGAAATTAGTGAAAAAGTTGTCAAGTACAGACCTTTCCCAGGTGGTGTGGTGCATGGAGCATGCTCTGACAGCAAAGTATCCTCGGACCCGGTACAGTGCAGGTATTGATGCAAAGTTATTGTGGATTCCCATGGCTTACTTGCCAACATTTGCAACCGACTACCTCTTGGCTCAAGATATAGTAATAGATTCAAATGCTGTATAA
- the LOC144503612 gene encoding dehydrogenase/reductase SDR family member 9-like isoform X2 encodes MFVYILGFLLIWFLCWWMRDKLKVGKVSDKYVFITGCDTGFGNLAAKVFDVGGFRVLAGCLTEEGARKLKEGTSSRLKTITLDITKPDSIENATDLIKQEVGNRGLWGLINNAGIPGILCPTDWLQIEHFRRPIEVNLLGPIEMTLKLLPLIKKARGRVVNVSSVLGRLALTGGGYFPSKFGMEAFNDSLRRDMKHFGIKVSCIEPGVFVTKLTDCGSQRHEKQELWNHLPPDVKKQYGEDYLKQCKKCATFLTLGRVISIF; translated from the exons ATGTTTGTGTACATTCTGGGCTTCCTTTTAATCTGGTTTCTATGCTGGTGGATGCGAGACAAGCTTAAAGTGGGCAAGGTCTCAGACAAGTATGTATTCATCACCGGATGTGATACTGGCTTCGGAAATCTGGCTGCAAAAGTCTTTGATGTCGGTGGATTTCGAGTACTTGCTGGATGCCTGACAGAGGAAGGGGCTCGAAAATTAAAGGAAGGGACCTCGAGCAGGTTGAAAACAATTACGTTGGATATTACAAAACCGGATAGCATTGAGAATGCAACTGACCTGATCAAGCAGGAGGTTGGAAACAGGG GTCTATGGGGATTAATAAACAATGCTGGAATACCTGGAATACTCTGTCCCACAGACTGGTTACAAATTGAACATTTCAGAAGGCCTattgaagttaatttattaggACCGATTGAAATGACATTAAAATTGCTACCTCTGATTAAAAAGGCCAGAGGGAGGGTGGTGAACGTAAGCAGTGTGCTTGGTCGATTAGCTCTGACTGGTGGAGGGTACTTCCCATCGAAATTTGGAATGGAAGCTTTCAATGATAGTTTAAG GCGTgatatgaagcactttggaataaAAGTTTCTTGTATTGAACCCGGAGTTTTTGTAACCAAATTGACTGATTGTGGCTCACAACGTCATGAAAAACAAGAGCTCTGGAACCACCTCCCGCCTGACGTGAAAAAACAATATGGCGAAGATTATTTAAAACAATGTAAGAAATGTGCCACATTTTTAACTTTGGGCAGAGTAATTTCAATATTTTGA